CGTCGCGAGTCCTACCGGCATTATGGCGATGTGCGTCGGATATGTTTCAATGTGCACCGAGTATGCGGTTATCCCTGTTCCCAGACCCTGATAACCTATCTCCAGATCGTTGACTTCTCGAAGTATTCTTTCTTCAAGAGCCGCGTAGTCCTTATCCGGATGCTTCTCATCGAAGGATCTGGTCAGCGCGAGCTTGGCAAGTACCATCGCCTTGTCGGAACTGCCACCGATCCCAATTCCCACCTTCAACGGTGGGCAACCCCTGGCCGCGCTCTCCCTAAGGGACTCTACAACAGTGTGGACCAGTTCGTCCACTGTTGCCGAGGGGTTCAACATGAAAAGCCGGGAAAGATTCTCACTGCCGCCTCCTTTAACCAGGAAACGGATTTCTAACTCATCTCCCCTTATAGGAAAGAGATGGCATATGACCGGCGTGTTATCACCTGTATTTTTCCTGTTCAGAAGGGGATCGGACACAATGGAGTACCTGAAAGGGCTATCTGTGTATACATTTTTGACTGCCGAATTCAACGTTTCTATTATCGGCTCTTCCAGAGCAACTTCGTTTCCCTGAAAGACGAAGAACTCGAGAAATCCCGTATCCTGACAGATAGGGAGTCCAGAGTCCTTAGCCATTGCTGCGTTTTCTCTCAGCACGCTTGAGAAAGGTCCGTCATAGAGATCGAGCAGTTCCACGATCTTCGGGTCCATCTCCGAGTTCGCCCTCGAAATTGCCTCTTCAAGGTTTCCGATTATTCTTTTCGCTGAAATCAAAGTCCCACCCCTCAATCCAGACTGTTGAACTCCTCCGATAAACGCTCCTCGCTCTCAACTACTTTCTTTTTGAGTTCTTCCAGTGAGTGAGTAATCAATTTCAAATTCTCTTCCATCAAATCTACAACACTCTCCATGCCAGAAATCGACGGTCCTCCGGGAACGCTACGGATTTGAACGAAGTGTCGCGGAGAGAGAACTGTCTCCAGCTCCTGATCGTCCATTTTCAAGGCCCTTCCCACCAGTTCAAGGAACCTTCGGCGAAGAGCTTCAAGAGAGTATCCCGACTTCACAAAGGCACTAGTCACGCCGTGAGCGG
This portion of the Mesotoga infera genome encodes:
- a CDS encoding fumarate hydratase — protein: MDPKIVELLDLYDGPFSSVLRENAAMAKDSGLPICQDTGFLEFFVFQGNEVALEEPIIETLNSAVKNVYTDSPFRYSIVSDPLLNRKNTGDNTPVICHLFPIRGDELEIRFLVKGGGSENLSRLFMLNPSATVDELVHTVVESLRESAARGCPPLKVGIGIGGSSDKAMVLAKLALTRSFDEKHPDKDYAALEERILREVNDLEIGYQGLGTGITAYSVHIETYPTHIAIMPVGLATDCYIARKGRVIFED